A window of the Arachis duranensis cultivar V14167 chromosome 5, aradu.V14167.gnm2.J7QH, whole genome shotgun sequence genome harbors these coding sequences:
- the LOC107489105 gene encoding uncharacterized protein LOC107489105: protein MVTTNDKETEDKPSNLTEQPEDTLVEKEKKDHQGPEISQQELLRLYAPFPQLLKGAVGKRIYSRFLDLFASLNVNIPFIKAIQQMPAFIKYMKELLPRKSSLKGGQTIVMNKECSALIQPELPTKRRDRSFHIPCAIGETLFDRALCDLGASINLMSLSLVKRM from the coding sequence ATGGTCACTACAAATGATAAGGAGACTGAAGACAAGCCAAGCAATCTGACAGAACAACCTGAAGATACCTtagtagagaaggagaagaaagaccaTCAAGGaccagaaatctcacaacagGAGCTGCTGAGACTATATGCACCATTTCCCCAACTGCTTAAGGGTGCTGTGGGaaagagaatatactcaaggTTCTTGGACTTGTTTGCATCCTTGaatgtgaacataccattcatcaaggcCATTCAGCAAATGCCAGCATTTATCAAATATATGAAGGAACTTCTTCCCAGGAAGAGTTCACTCAAGGGGGGCCAGACTATAGTGATGAACAAAGAATGTAGTGCTCTGATTCAACCTGAGCTACCTACAAAAAGAAGAGACCGGAGTTTTCACATCCCTTGTGCCATAGGGGAAACACTTTTTGATAGAGCACTTTGcgatttaggagcaagcatcaacttaatgtcCCTATCCCTGGTGAAAAGGATGTAG